GCCTCATGTGCAGAAGACGATGCCCCGTATCCCCGAAGAATTCGCCGTAGGCAATTCCCCAGGCGATACTCCATCCCGCGATGAAATAGAGAATGCTTCCTATGTGTGAGGCAAGCACAGATTTTCCGAAACGCCGCGCAAGAAAACCGAAGAGGGCGATAAAAAGACCGTAGCCGATGTCGCCGACCATGCAACCGGAGAAAAAGGGGAAAAAGATGCCGACGAGAACGGTAGGATCAAGTCCGGAATATTTCGGCGGAGAAAGAAGCTTGAGAAAGAGTTCGAAGGGAGCGAACGGCCCTGGGTTGGATAGCGCTGTAGGCACTTGGTGCCATTCGTCATCCGAGGGATAGCGCCAGGAAAGAAGCACATCTCTGTCAAAGCGTTCGCGCAGACGTGACACGACGGAAGAAAGTGCATCACCGGGAACCCAGCCTTCGACGAAAAACAGTTCTCCTTTCTCCGTCAATCCCCTCTCTACCTCGACAACCTCTGCCTGTTCATCCAGAGCAATGAAGAGCGCAGCGAGCTTCGGTCCCCATTCCTTCCTTGTCTTCGACAGCTCCCTTTCGATCTCGTCGAGGCGGGCGGGCAACCATTGCAAGCCCTCCTCCACCGCCGAAAAGGATGCGTAAGGCGTCTTTTTCTCGAAGACATGAGGAGCCCGCCACGCCGCTGCGCCGTTCTCCCGAAAGAGCGTTTCCACCTCTTCAAGCGCAGACGGAGGAACGCTCACGGCAAGCAACACATCCTTTTCCACGCGAACGCTATGGTACCGAAGTGATACACGTTCCTTGACAGAGGTGTATTTCTTGAGGATCTTTCGTACGCGCCCCAGGAGAGAACTCTGCAGGGACGGAACGATCCACCACAGGGACACCTCGTTTCCAGAGGCACGCTCTTCTTTGAGAAACCCGGAAAAATGAGAGGTGATTTGGTGAGATTTCCTCAGGGCTCTATGGGATTCCTCAAGGGCTTCTTTTTCCTGGAGAAGGTTGCCAAGTCGTGCTCTGAACGACTCGATGCTTCGCTCAACCTCATTGACAAGCTCAGGAGTGAGTTGGTCGAGTCCCGCCCGAGCCCGTTCGAGCTGCACGTCGTCCAAGGTATTCCATTCGTCCCAGGAAAGAACCTCCAACATCCCCAACAGCGTCGCTCCGATAACTCTCATCTTGTGGAGGTCTCCGTCGGGCAGCGACGTCACACGAGGAGAAGCAACGAGGTGAAAAATCCCCATCTCATGCAGCGTTCGAACCAATTCGTTTTTTCTGCTCGCGACACCCCAGAGGGCGAGCCGCACCATAGGGCGTATCAAGGGAATTTCTCCTCGGGCGACTCAAGAACGAGACGTCCCCAGGCGTATCGATAAAGGGTCTCCACAATCTCCGCTTTGTCGAGGGTTGCAAGAAGGAGTGCCATCTTGGACTCCACGGATTCTCGCAGAAGCCGCTCCTCCTCTTCCACCTCTTTTAAAGACAGTGTTCGTTCCGTTTGAATATCCTCCAGTGTCCTTACCGCCATTTCCTCCAATTTTTCCAATGCGAGGAGGCGCTCTTTCTCGATGGCATCCTTCTCTCTGAGGAAAAGATCCTCATACTCGAGGCGAAGGCTCTCCAGTTCTCGACGGATACGTTCCTGATTTTCAGCGCTTGTTTCCTGTTCTTTCATCGAATGTCTCCGCTTCCATCATGAATTCACAGAACGCCCCTCTGTCAATGATCCCCACGAGTTTACCATTCTCCGAAACGGGAAGGCGCTTGATCCGCTTTCGGAGCATGAGATCCGCCACAGTCATGAGACTCGTTGTGGGTTCCACGGCAATGAGGTTCACGGACATGAAATCGCTCACCTTTCGGTGAGCAAGAACCTTGAGGCGATCGAGAAAACTTCCCTCCGAATCCTCAAGGAACGTGCTCTGTGCAAGAACTTCCAGATAGGTGGGAACCGCAGCCCGAAGAATATCCGTCTCAGAAAGATATCCCACCAGATACCAATTGTCCCGTACCACAGGGATGCCGGAAATACGCTGAGAATACATGACACGAACCGCTTCCAACACGGAGTCGTCCTCGGCAATCGCCGTCAAATCTCGCACCATGAACGCTGCTGCGGGGGTATTCATTCTTCGTTTCGCACCTTTCCAAGCAAGCCGAACCTCGTTAAAAGGACGGCGAGAGCATAAAGGGGGAGCTTCACTATCCGTTTCCACCGCCAAGGTTCCTGAAGAAGACGAAAGAGCCATTCGCAACCGGCGCGTTGCCACCTTTCAGGGGCACGCCTGAGGCATCCTGCAAAAATATCGAAGCTGCCTCCCACTCCCATGGCAACGAGGGAGCCCAAGGCATCCCGGTGCTCTGAAATCCACAGTTCCTGGCGAGGTGATCCGAGAGCGACAAAAAGCAACTTCGCCTTGGAAGCCGAAATCCTTTCACAGATCTCCAAGGAAGCCGCCTCATCAAAAAAACCATCCTCCACTCCGGCAACGAGAAGTTTCGGATATTTTTCCACGAGGCAGTGCGATGCCTTTTCAGCAATCCCCGGTTTTCCTCCGAGAAAGAAAACAGGCCACCCCTCCCCCGCCGCAAGCCGGCAGAGTTGCTCCATGAAGTCGACACCGGGAATCCGTTCCTGCACGGGATGGCCCAGGAAATTCATTCCCCAGAAAAGCCCCATGCCATCGGCGATCGCCAGGTCAGCCTCTCGGAAAACTTTGAACAGCTCCTTGTTTTTCCTGCATTCATAGACAGCGAGCGCATTGGGTGTGACGATGGAAGCAAATCGGCCCTCCTCGTTGATCCACATGCGCACCTTTCCGAGAGCATACTGAGTGGAAACGTTGTCCACAGGCACTCCCCAAATCTCCGGCCTGCGCTCCGGCTTATGTTCTTTCACACTATAGAGCACGCTCCACACATACAGACCGGCCCCGCAAAGTGCAAAAAAAGCCACCAGCATGCCAGGCCCCTCCGGACTGAGCTGATACGCGGCAGCGGAAAATCCCAAAGACGCACAGACCACCGCCACGGCCCGGACGGCGCTCGGGTGATCAACACCTTTGTTCACAAGCTTCCGATAGAGGAACATGGTTCCTCCCCTCTCCTTTTCGTTCCGAAAGGCCCTGCTTATGGCGTTCACCGAGGCTTCCATGAGAGGAACGGCAAAGAGTCCGAGGGGAAGCAGGAGCAAGGTCGAAAATGTAACCCCCTTATTCACTCCCATCATGGACGTACCTGCGACGAGGACGCCCCAAAACGCCGCGAGAGGCTGCCCCAAGCGTCGATACATGTGTCCGTGCCTGCTCCAGAACACGGCAAGCAACGCAAGTCCCCCCGTGCACATGAAGAGGGATTCCTCAAGGAATTGCCCGGAGAAAAGGGTGACACCGCACATGATGCTCCAGGCCAGAGCCAGGAGATACCCTGTCAGGCCGGAAATATGGTCGAGTTCCTGCATGAGCAGCGGGAAAAGGCCAACCCAGAAGGCTGTAGCAGCAATGGAACCCAGGAAGGAAAGATAATGGTACCTGCCGTCGGGAAGCGCGATGAAGCTGATCTGGGGACCAATCAGAGCCAAAACGGCCCCGAGAAGAAAGAAAAACGGACGGACATCTTTTCCGGAAAACCGTTGATACAGTCCCAGCAATGCCGCCGCAGCCCCCGCAAGAACGACATGTCGCGCTCCGGAACTCCCACTCCAGAGCGCGACGAGAATCCATCCGCAGATGAGCATGACATCCCGAAGATAGTCATACTGGTCACGGTCGAGAAAGACCCGCAGAAAGCGCTGGGCTAGAAAAAAGGCGCTCATGATAATCAGCAGTATCGAGAAAGCGAATACCGGCGAGGCCATCGTCTCCATTGAAAGCTTCCTCCTGCGGTTTTTCGCACGGGCTGTACTTCGGCATTCCGTCTGAACATAACACCACATTTTTTAAGTGGTCCGCACAGAAAAGACCACTTCATAAGTCAGATAATTTTACCATACATATCGGAGGTCGAAAAAGCCCGTCTTTCCAAGCAAGGAGCACACCAATATTCGCCATGTCGAGAATTTTCTCCCCGACACTCGCCTGCCCATCGAAACGTTTCCACCCGCTCTCTTCGGATGAAAAACTCCACCGCAGCGAAGACGATCAGGGCCGAAGTTCCATCACACCTCCAAGATAGGGGACGAGTGCGTGGGGTATCGTGATGGAACCGTCCTCGCACTGGTTGTTCTCCAAGATAGCGATGAGACCTCGTCCCACGGCGACACCCGACCCGTTGAGGGTATGTACGAAACGAAGTTTCCCACCCTCTCTCGGGCGGAATTTCGCGTTCATGCGCCGGGCTTGAAAATCTCCACAGTTGCTGCAGGAACTGATCTCCCGATATTTGTTCTGTGAGGGAAGCCACACTTCCAAGTCGTAGGTTTTCGTCGCCCCGAATCCCATATCGCCCGTGCAAAGACACACGACGCGGTAGGGAATTTCCAGCAACCGGAGGACCTGCTCCGCATTCTCCGTAAGTTGCTCCAGCGCTTCGTAACTGTGGTCGGGATGACAGATCTTCACCAACTCCACCTTGTCGAACTGGTGCTGCCGGAGAAATCCCCGGACATCTTTTCCATAGGCCCCTGCCTCCCTGCGAAAACAGGGGGTGTAGGCGGTATAGCTGAGCGGAAGGTCGTCCTCGGAAAGGATCTCCCCAGCATGAATGTTGGTGAGAGGCACCTCCGCCGTGGGGATCAACCAGAGGTCTTCTTCGTGAATCTTATAGAGATCCTCCGCGAATTTTGGGAGCTGCCCCGTCCCCTGCATGGTTGAACTATTCACCATGAAGGGCGGTACGAACTCCGTGTAACCGTGCCGTTGCACGTGAAGATCGAGCATGAAGTTGATGAGCGCCCTCTCAAGACGAGCCCCCATACCCCGCATGAGGGTAAAGCGACTCTCCGCGAGTTTCACCCCTCTCTCGAAATCAAGGATTTTCAGGGCTTCGCCTAGCTCCCAGTGCGGCTTCGGCGAAAAATCGAACACCTTCGGTTCTCCCCAGACACGAACGACACTGTTGTCCTCTTCCGAGGCACCTACAGGAACGGACTCGTGGGGAACGTTCGGAATGCGCAACAGAAGTTGCTCTATCTCCGTCTCGGAGGCATCGAGCTGGATCTCAAGCTCTTTGACCTCCTCGCCCAGGCGGCGCATCTCTTCCATGAGAGACGCTGGGTTCTCTCCGCGGCGCTTCGCCTCTCCCACCTTTTTCGATCCCTCGTTACGGGTGGCTTTGATACGTTCTACGTCCACCAGTATCTTCCGTCGCCGGTCATCGAGGTCGAGAAGCTGCTCCAAGGGGTACTCGTAATGTCGATTTTCGAGCATGGTTCGTACGAGTGCCTCGTTTTCCCGTATCCACCGTATGTCGAGCATGGGTCATTCCCCCTTGGTGTGTCGAATTTCCCGCAGCAGGTCCGTCATCTCCAGAGCCGCCAGGGCGGCCTCGACTCCCTTGTTTCCCGCCTTACTGCCTGCTCTGGCGAGAGCCTGGTCGAGGTTGTCACAGGTCAGTACACCGAAGGAAACAGGGGTCCGCTGATCGAGTGCAATGTGTGCCAGTCCTTTGGAAACCTCCGCCGCGACATAG
Above is a genomic segment from Aminiphilus circumscriptus DSM 16581 containing:
- a CDS encoding V-type ATP synthase subunit I, which encodes MIRPMVRLALWGVASRKNELVRTLHEMGIFHLVASPRVTSLPDGDLHKMRVIGATLLGMLEVLSWDEWNTLDDVQLERARAGLDQLTPELVNEVERSIESFRARLGNLLQEKEALEESHRALRKSHQITSHFSGFLKEERASGNEVSLWWIVPSLQSSLLGRVRKILKKYTSVKERVSLRYHSVRVEKDVLLAVSVPPSALEEVETLFRENGAAAWRAPHVFEKKTPYASFSAVEEGLQWLPARLDEIERELSKTRKEWGPKLAALFIALDEQAEVVEVERGLTEKGELFFVEGWVPGDALSSVVSRLRERFDRDVLLSWRYPSDDEWHQVPTALSNPGPFAPFELFLKLLSPPKYSGLDPTVLVGIFFPFFSGCMVGDIGYGLFIALFGFLARRFGKSVLASHIGSILYFIAGWSIAWGIAYGEFFGDTGHRLLHMRPLWVERSAAVMPVLVFTVMLGLAHVCLGHFLGLIEGIRHRHKHLWMEKLGNLVIMSGLVLGIVIFKGWLPDKLFSVSLSAVIVGTVVLLMGGGLGGIIEYLGTVGNVLSYVRIGAIGLSSAILAMVASSFVDVLGISILGIMMALAMHLLNFVLALAGSGLHAARLHYVEFLGKFYVGGGIAYRPFGKRRSPSWKKP
- a CDS encoding CBS domain-containing protein, which translates into the protein MNTPAAAFMVRDLTAIAEDDSVLEAVRVMYSQRISGIPVVRDNWYLVGYLSETDILRAAVPTYLEVLAQSTFLEDSEGSFLDRLKVLAHRKVSDFMSVNLIAVEPTTSLMTVADLMLRKRIKRLPVSENGKLVGIIDRGAFCEFMMEAETFDERTGNKR
- a CDS encoding WecB/TagA/CpsF family glycosyltransferase, translated to METMASPVFAFSILLIIMSAFFLAQRFLRVFLDRDQYDYLRDVMLICGWILVALWSGSSGARHVVLAGAAAALLGLYQRFSGKDVRPFFFLLGAVLALIGPQISFIALPDGRYHYLSFLGSIAATAFWVGLFPLLMQELDHISGLTGYLLALAWSIMCGVTLFSGQFLEESLFMCTGGLALLAVFWSRHGHMYRRLGQPLAAFWGVLVAGTSMMGVNKGVTFSTLLLLPLGLFAVPLMEASVNAISRAFRNEKERGGTMFLYRKLVNKGVDHPSAVRAVAVVCASLGFSAAAYQLSPEGPGMLVAFFALCGAGLYVWSVLYSVKEHKPERRPEIWGVPVDNVSTQYALGKVRMWINEEGRFASIVTPNALAVYECRKNKELFKVFREADLAIADGMGLFWGMNFLGHPVQERIPGVDFMEQLCRLAAGEGWPVFFLGGKPGIAEKASHCLVEKYPKLLVAGVEDGFFDEAASLEICERISASKAKLLFVALGSPRQELWISEHRDALGSLVAMGVGGSFDIFAGCLRRAPERWQRAGCEWLFRLLQEPWRWKRIVKLPLYALAVLLTRFGLLGKVRNEE
- the serS gene encoding serine--tRNA ligase; amino-acid sequence: MLDIRWIRENEALVRTMLENRHYEYPLEQLLDLDDRRRKILVDVERIKATRNEGSKKVGEAKRRGENPASLMEEMRRLGEEVKELEIQLDASETEIEQLLLRIPNVPHESVPVGASEEDNSVVRVWGEPKVFDFSPKPHWELGEALKILDFERGVKLAESRFTLMRGMGARLERALINFMLDLHVQRHGYTEFVPPFMVNSSTMQGTGQLPKFAEDLYKIHEEDLWLIPTAEVPLTNIHAGEILSEDDLPLSYTAYTPCFRREAGAYGKDVRGFLRQHQFDKVELVKICHPDHSYEALEQLTENAEQVLRLLEIPYRVVCLCTGDMGFGATKTYDLEVWLPSQNKYREISSCSNCGDFQARRMNAKFRPREGGKLRFVHTLNGSGVAVGRGLIAILENNQCEDGSITIPHALVPYLGGVMELRP